One uncultured Tolumonas sp. genomic window carries:
- a CDS encoding transporter substrate-binding domain-containing protein produces the protein MNAWKQLSGVLLLGLSVMGVAKADQLDDIQQNGVLKVAVPQDFPPFGSVGADMQPHGYDIDMAGYLAKKLNVKLELVPVTSANRIPYLQTKKVDLVISSLGKNPEREKVIDFSNAYAPFFLGVFGAESVAVKKADELAEKTIGVTRGAVEDMELSKIVPASTTVKRFEDNNTTLSAYLSGQVDLIATGNIVVGEIASRMPDRKPVTKFLLKNSPCYIGIYKGETRLQQKVNVLIAEAHQDGSLNKFSESWLKAPLPADL, from the coding sequence ATGAATGCATGGAAACAGTTATCAGGTGTTTTGTTGTTAGGTCTCAGCGTTATGGGAGTCGCGAAAGCAGACCAGCTGGATGATATTCAACAAAATGGCGTTCTTAAAGTTGCCGTACCACAAGATTTTCCACCGTTTGGCTCAGTCGGTGCAGACATGCAACCACATGGTTATGACATCGATATGGCGGGATATCTGGCAAAAAAACTAAACGTTAAACTAGAGCTGGTGCCAGTCACCAGTGCAAACCGTATACCCTATTTACAGACCAAGAAAGTCGATCTGGTTATTTCCAGTCTGGGTAAAAATCCGGAACGTGAAAAAGTGATCGATTTTAGTAATGCCTATGCCCCTTTCTTTCTAGGTGTATTTGGTGCGGAATCTGTGGCGGTTAAAAAAGCCGACGAGCTGGCGGAAAAAACAATTGGGGTAACCCGTGGCGCAGTAGAAGACATGGAGCTGAGCAAAATTGTTCCTGCTTCTACGACCGTAAAACGCTTTGAAGATAACAACACGACGCTGTCGGCCTACTTATCCGGGCAGGTTGATTTAATTGCTACTGGCAATATTGTGGTAGGCGAAATCGCCTCTCGGATGCCAGACCGCAAACCAGTCACTAAATTCCTGCTGAAAAATTCACCATGCTATATCGGCATCTATAAAGGTGAAACGCGCTTACAACAGAAAGTAAACGTGCTCATTGCGGAAGCCCATCAGGATGGCTCATTGAATAAATTTTCAGAGAGCTGGTTGAAAGCACCACTCCCTGCTGATCTATAA
- the hpxZ gene encoding oxalurate catabolism protein HpxZ → MELNNPDVVAEVMAMFMQYEQALVSNDVAVLDKLFWNHPKTVRYGATENLVGYEQIQTFRSQRSPAGLARTLEHTVVTAFGQDMATANTTFTRENEPRIGRQSQTWVRFPEGWRIVAAHVSWMS, encoded by the coding sequence ATGGAACTGAATAACCCGGATGTTGTTGCTGAAGTCATGGCGATGTTTATGCAGTATGAACAGGCACTGGTAAGCAACGATGTAGCCGTGCTGGATAAACTATTCTGGAATCATCCAAAAACCGTGCGTTATGGCGCTACAGAAAATCTGGTGGGATATGAGCAAATCCAGACATTTCGCAGTCAGCGTTCACCGGCAGGGCTGGCAAGAACACTGGAACACACGGTGGTCACTGCATTTGGTCAGGATATGGCGACAGCGAATACCACCTTCACTCGTGAAAATGAACCTCGTATCGGACGTCAGAGCCAGACCTGGGTTCGTTTTCCGGAAGGGTGGCGGATAGTCGCTGCGCATGTCTCTTGGATGAGCTGA
- a CDS encoding MurR/RpiR family transcriptional regulator: MPRSELAQRIYLQLEQMGPKERQLAEFLLTHEAELAIYSSADMARLARVSKPVVSRFFKRLGYDSFAEVRQDLRKVQTSGSPLLADQQLSDIGTLLANHQAQEARNWQQTLTDLQRLPLDVIADTICSARQIKVIGFRNSYPVALHWRQQLLQLRTGVDIVPQPGQTLAEELSQLTDQDLVIMVAMRRRPINVKRIMQWLGKSPAKCLLITDPSGLEHATHADWTLTCHQISPGGFASYASAMAVVSLMSNLCQQKLSDDSRVQAIDELFDLMDELEPSLGG; encoded by the coding sequence ATGCCGCGTTCAGAATTAGCACAACGGATTTACCTACAACTTGAACAGATGGGGCCGAAAGAACGGCAACTCGCTGAATTTCTGCTGACGCATGAAGCTGAACTGGCGATTTATTCCAGTGCGGATATGGCGCGTCTGGCTCGGGTGTCGAAACCGGTCGTGAGTCGTTTCTTTAAACGTCTGGGTTACGATAGTTTTGCTGAAGTGCGGCAAGATTTGCGCAAAGTGCAGACGTCAGGTTCTCCCTTACTGGCAGATCAACAGCTATCGGATATCGGCACATTATTAGCCAATCATCAGGCACAGGAAGCCAGAAACTGGCAGCAGACGTTGACGGATTTACAACGTTTACCGCTGGATGTTATCGCTGACACGATCTGTTCCGCCAGACAAATTAAGGTGATCGGTTTTCGTAACAGTTATCCGGTCGCACTGCACTGGCGCCAGCAGCTATTACAACTGCGAACGGGGGTTGATATCGTGCCGCAGCCTGGGCAAACGCTGGCGGAAGAGTTGAGTCAGCTCACCGATCAAGATCTGGTGATTATGGTTGCCATGCGTCGTCGTCCGATTAATGTAAAACGCATTATGCAGTGGCTGGGTAAATCGCCGGCAAAATGTTTGCTGATCACCGATCCTTCCGGATTGGAACACGCCACACATGCGGACTGGACCTTAACCTGCCATCAAATCAGCCCCGGTGGATTTGCCAGTTATGCCAGTGCGATGGCGGTGGTTAGTCTGATGTCGAATCTTTGCCAACAGAAACTCTCTGATGACAGCCGGGTGCAGGCGATTGATGAACTGTTTGATCTGATGGATGAATTAGAGCCATCACTGGGTGGTTAG
- a CDS encoding IS3 family transposase (programmed frameshift), with amino-acid sequence MANNKIPQELKERALSRLLPPYNWSLRQVAEDIGVGVSTVWDWRKQLEFEGLIVNKEDKDTYSGEQIFSLLIATAAMSEHEIAEYCRKQGLYTEQLVEWKRNCFDANSSKQGQLKVQHKEARDDKKRIKQLEKELLRKDKALSETAALLVLRGKVQCPLGGKRGRLTSDSERRTILQLINDTVEAGASKYNACRCIGISLRTIQRWVQGGIIHTDQRPQATRPTPANRLSEEERKQILEICNSDEFADIPPSKIVPMLADRGIFIASESTYYRVLKDHSLLKHRGRSKPKGTYKRPESSTARQANQVWTWDITYCPTKVKGLHYYLYLIVDVYSRKIVAAEVYEEESGQHAANILQRAIWSEKCDSKGLVLHSDNGGPMKSFTMQAKMHDLGVVGSRSRPRVSNDNPYSESLFRTMKYCPQWPSKGFGSLDEVRQWDHDFVRWYNEEHRHSGIKYVTPGQRHRGEDCELLRRRDEVYRAAKNRHPKRWTSQTRNWDMTKEVHLNPLKPKRAA; translated from the exons ATGGCGAACAACAAAATACCTCAAGAGTTAAAAGAAAGAGCATTATCCCGATTATTGCCCCCTTATAATTGGTCTCTCCGGCAAGTCGCCGAGGATATTGGTGTGGGTGTTTCAACAGTTTGGGATTGGCGAAAACAATTGGAGTTTGAAGGGCTCATTGTGAATAAAGAAGATAAAGATACCTATTCCGGAGAGCAGATTTTTTCTCTTCTCATTGCAACAGCGGCGATGTCAGAACATGAAATTGCCGAATACTGCCGTAAACAGGGTCTTTATACCGAGCAATTAGTTGAATGGAAGCGAAATTGTTTTGACGCAAATTCATCAAAACAGGGACAGCTCAAGGTTCAACATAAAGAAGCCAGAGACGATAAAAAACGCATCAAACAACTTGAAAAAGAATTACTTAGAAAGGACAAAGCGCTGAGTGAAACTGCCGCATTGTTAGTTCTGCGGG GAAAAGTTCAATGCCCTCTGGGAGGAAAGCGAGGAAGACTAACCTCAGACTCAGAGCGGCGCACTATTCTTCAATTAATTAATGATACTGTGGAGGCCGGCGCATCAAAATACAACGCTTGTCGTTGTATCGGTATATCACTACGAACTATCCAACGCTGGGTTCAGGGCGGCATCATCCATACAGACCAACGTCCCCAAGCAACACGTCCAACGCCTGCCAATCGGCTTTCGGAGGAGGAGCGTAAGCAGATTTTGGAAATATGTAATTCAGATGAATTTGCCGATATCCCTCCGTCAAAAATAGTCCCTATGCTTGCAGATAGAGGGATATTTATTGCTTCTGAATCAACCTATTACCGAGTTCTTAAAGACCATTCGTTACTGAAGCACCGAGGTCGGAGTAAACCGAAAGGGACTTATAAAAGACCAGAAAGTTCTACTGCAAGGCAAGCTAATCAGGTGTGGACCTGGGACATCACCTATTGCCCAACGAAGGTGAAGGGTCTGCATTACTATTTGTATCTGATTGTTGATGTCTACAGTAGAAAAATAGTGGCGGCTGAGGTTTATGAAGAAGAGTCAGGTCAGCATGCAGCAAATATATTGCAACGCGCAATTTGGTCAGAAAAATGTGATAGCAAGGGATTAGTGCTGCATTCGGACAATGGAGGCCCGATGAAGAGCTTTACTATGCAAGCCAAAATGCATGATCTCGGGGTTGTCGGATCCAGAAGTCGCCCACGGGTTAGCAATGATAATCCCTACTCAGAATCTTTGTTCCGAACGATGAAATATTGCCCACAATGGCCATCGAAAGGGTTTGGTTCTCTGGATGAAGTACGGCAATGGGATCATGACTTTGTCCGTTGGTATAACGAAGAACACCGACATAGTGGTATCAAATATGTCACGCCAGGTCAGCGGCATCGAGGCGAGGATTGCGAACTTTTAAGGAGACGAGATGAAGTTTATCGCGCAGCGAAAAACAGACATCCCAAACGATGGACATCACAGACAAGGAACTGGGATATGACCAAAGAAGTACACTTAAATCCATTAAAACCCAAGAGAGCCGCATGA
- a CDS encoding amidase, producing MADFSVYCPHGPHNFRTTQEGALSDLRLVYKDLYHVAGFPTGAGNPTWLSTHEPAAVTSPVLLQLMNAGMQVIGRVQTDELAYSLNGCNVHFGTPMNPVTPDRLPGGSSSGCAVAVARGEADVGLGTDTGGSIRVPACYNGLYGIRPTHGRLPTSDMVPLAPCFDTPGWLCRDAKTLERVGAVIFQSPPEQPPSLNFLWADQLFAMLPALLLAAVEPIRVACQAIATKTDSWTFSAERLAEMSQTFRTVQGREITRTHFEWVKTRTHAFAKDIAERFLWAATLTEAEEVQAKRAQAGWKEEIDAVLEQSFLILPTTPDLAPLRTASDADLADFRMKLLGLTALAGLAGLPQVHLPLVKVNGVPYGCSIIGKRGSDMTLLAIARLFSDVMSEV from the coding sequence TTGGCTGATTTTTCTGTTTACTGCCCGCATGGGCCACATAATTTCAGAACGACGCAGGAAGGGGCGTTGAGCGATCTGCGTCTGGTTTACAAAGATCTCTACCATGTGGCGGGATTTCCGACCGGGGCAGGGAACCCAACCTGGTTGAGCACTCATGAACCCGCAGCTGTGACATCACCGGTGTTACTCCAATTAATGAATGCCGGTATGCAAGTAATTGGCCGTGTGCAAACCGATGAACTGGCCTATAGCCTGAATGGCTGTAATGTTCATTTCGGTACGCCGATGAACCCTGTGACCCCTGATCGTCTTCCCGGCGGTTCTTCCAGTGGCTGTGCGGTTGCGGTGGCGCGTGGTGAAGCGGATGTTGGATTAGGGACGGATACAGGGGGATCAATTCGTGTTCCTGCCTGTTACAACGGGTTGTATGGCATTCGTCCGACACATGGTCGTTTACCAACTTCGGATATGGTTCCGCTGGCGCCTTGTTTCGATACACCGGGTTGGTTGTGTCGTGATGCAAAAACGTTAGAACGTGTCGGGGCGGTCATTTTTCAATCACCTCCAGAGCAGCCGCCTTCATTGAATTTTTTATGGGCTGACCAATTATTTGCGATGTTACCGGCGCTATTGTTGGCAGCAGTTGAACCAATTCGCGTTGCTTGTCAGGCGATCGCGACTAAAACGGACAGCTGGACATTTTCTGCTGAACGACTCGCAGAAATGAGTCAAACCTTCCGTACTGTGCAAGGACGTGAAATTACCCGCACCCATTTTGAATGGGTAAAAACTCGAACTCATGCGTTTGCAAAAGACATTGCGGAACGTTTCTTATGGGCGGCAACGCTGACAGAAGCAGAAGAGGTTCAGGCAAAAAGAGCACAAGCTGGGTGGAAAGAAGAAATTGATGCTGTGCTGGAACAATCGTTTCTGATTCTCCCCACCACCCCTGATCTAGCGCCACTGAGAACTGCATCGGATGCTGATTTAGCCGATTTCCGCATGAAGTTGTTGGGTTTAACGGCCTTGGCCGGGCTTGCAGGGTTACCACAAGTGCATTTGCCATTGGTGAAAGTGAATGGCGTGCCTTATGGATGTTCGATCATCGGTAAACGCGGTAGCGACATGACGTTATTAGCGATTGCCCGATTATTCAGCGATGTGATGTCTGAGGTGTAA
- a CDS encoding gamma-glutamyltransferase, translated as MNQCAFTASHFQASQAGMAILRGGGTAIEAMVAAAAAIAVAYPHMNSLGGDGFWLIHEPGKAPVAMNAAGVSAGQATLDWYQQKGYNAIPSRGADAALTVAGTVAGWNAALKLSAQWQPPIGLDGLLHDAIQLAKEGIVVTESLVAASQKTAKEFSGFSAFCERYLPNQKTLVAGEILKNGPLADFLLHLSRVGFDDFYRGESAREIASVLTAQGSPLRLTDLNRYDATWVEPLSVTTTQGTFYNLPLPTQGIASLLILAIFDRLYDESLDEATQLHLLIEATKQAFRVRNAEAQDPQQTSKNIERWLTGAGIEKLASEINLKQAAPWPNPAIPGDTIWMGARDKQGRMVSFIQSIYWEFGSGVVIPELGLLWNNRGVSFSLEAGVTNQLRGGIQPFHTLNPAFAQLNDGRNMVYGTMGGEGQPQTQAALIWRHLYQKKSLATAIAEPRWLLGRTWGDNEHDLKIEADLDPLLQQTLHQQGHQIKNVAACTELMGHAGAITAFAEEVDQVATDPRSDGAALQES; from the coding sequence ATGAACCAATGTGCATTTACAGCTTCGCATTTTCAGGCATCGCAAGCCGGTATGGCGATTTTACGTGGTGGTGGCACCGCTATTGAAGCAATGGTTGCAGCAGCCGCTGCGATCGCTGTTGCATACCCACACATGAACAGTTTGGGAGGCGACGGTTTTTGGCTGATTCACGAACCGGGTAAAGCTCCGGTTGCGATGAATGCGGCGGGTGTCAGTGCCGGACAAGCAACGTTAGATTGGTATCAGCAGAAAGGTTATAACGCGATTCCTTCACGGGGTGCAGATGCGGCTTTAACGGTTGCAGGCACTGTCGCTGGCTGGAATGCGGCGTTAAAACTCAGTGCGCAGTGGCAACCTCCAATTGGTTTAGATGGTTTGCTACACGATGCGATTCAACTGGCTAAAGAGGGCATCGTTGTTACCGAGAGTCTGGTTGCAGCAAGTCAGAAAACAGCTAAAGAGTTCTCCGGTTTCTCTGCATTTTGTGAACGCTATTTACCAAACCAGAAGACGCTGGTGGCTGGTGAGATATTGAAGAATGGCCCGTTAGCTGATTTTCTGCTGCACCTGAGTCGGGTTGGATTCGATGATTTTTATCGGGGGGAATCAGCGCGTGAGATCGCTAGCGTTTTAACCGCACAAGGTTCGCCGCTGAGGCTGACCGACCTGAACCGGTATGACGCCACTTGGGTTGAACCGCTGTCCGTCACAACAACTCAGGGCACTTTTTATAACTTACCTTTGCCAACACAAGGCATTGCGTCGTTACTGATCCTGGCGATTTTTGATCGTTTGTATGACGAATCATTGGATGAAGCGACACAGCTGCATTTATTAATTGAAGCAACGAAACAGGCGTTTCGGGTGCGGAATGCTGAAGCACAAGATCCGCAGCAAACCAGCAAAAATATTGAACGCTGGTTAACCGGGGCGGGTATTGAAAAATTAGCGTCCGAGATCAATCTGAAACAAGCTGCACCTTGGCCCAACCCTGCAATCCCCGGCGACACTATTTGGATGGGCGCACGAGATAAACAGGGCCGGATGGTCAGCTTCATTCAAAGTATCTATTGGGAATTTGGTTCCGGCGTTGTCATTCCTGAATTGGGGCTGCTCTGGAATAACCGAGGCGTGAGTTTTAGTTTGGAAGCGGGTGTCACCAATCAGTTGAGGGGGGGTATTCAGCCATTTCACACGCTGAACCCTGCATTTGCGCAACTGAATGACGGGCGAAATATGGTGTACGGCACCATGGGCGGTGAAGGTCAGCCACAAACTCAGGCCGCCCTGATCTGGCGTCATCTGTATCAGAAGAAATCTTTAGCGACAGCGATTGCAGAACCTCGCTGGTTATTAGGGCGAACCTGGGGTGATAACGAGCATGATCTCAAAATTGAAGCCGATCTTGATCCGCTGTTACAACAAACCCTGCATCAACAAGGGCATCAGATTAAAAACGTTGCGGCTTGTACAGAATTGATGGGTCATGCCGGTGCGATTACCGCGTTTGCAGAAGAGGTTGATCAGGTTGCAACCGACCCTCGTTCAGATGGTGCCGCGTTACAGGAATCATAA
- a CDS encoding alanine--glyoxylate aminotransferase family protein yields MLDIQKFDQINPPARLLMGPGPINADPRVLRAMSAQLVGQYDPIMTDYMNQTMALYRALYKTNNEWTFLIDGTSRAGIEAMLVSAIRPGDKVLVPVFGRFGDLLCEIARRCRAEVHTISVPWGEVFDPQMVEDAIIAIKPRALLTVQGDTSTTMLQPLAELGEICRRHDVLFYTDATASFGGNPMEVDAWGLDAVSAGLQKCLGGPSGSSPVTLSDRFADVVRKRKHVEQGIRNVNHQDGDDEIIYSNYFDLGMIMDYWGPERLNHHTEATSMLFGARECARIILQEGIDSCIARHKLHGDALLAGIQGMGLKPFGDLKHKMNNVLGVYIPENVHGEQIRQTLLNDFGIEIGTSFGPLHGKIWRIGTMGYNARKDTVLLTLSALEAVLNRFGFKTTQGAALQAAWDVYAAAEV; encoded by the coding sequence ATGTTAGATATTCAGAAATTTGATCAAATCAACCCACCAGCCCGACTGTTAATGGGGCCGGGCCCAATCAACGCAGACCCGCGTGTATTGCGCGCAATGTCTGCGCAGTTGGTCGGGCAATATGATCCGATCATGACGGATTATATGAATCAGACCATGGCGCTCTATCGTGCCTTGTACAAAACCAACAACGAATGGACTTTCCTGATCGATGGCACCTCCCGTGCCGGCATCGAAGCCATGCTGGTGTCGGCCATTCGCCCCGGCGACAAAGTGCTGGTGCCGGTGTTTGGCCGCTTTGGTGATCTGCTGTGCGAGATCGCCCGTCGTTGCCGCGCTGAAGTGCATACCATCTCGGTACCCTGGGGTGAAGTGTTTGATCCACAAATGGTGGAAGATGCGATCATTGCGATCAAACCTCGGGCATTACTCACCGTTCAGGGGGATACCTCGACCACCATGCTGCAACCGCTAGCGGAACTCGGCGAGATCTGTCGTCGGCACGACGTACTGTTCTATACCGATGCCACTGCCTCTTTTGGCGGTAATCCGATGGAAGTGGATGCTTGGGGATTAGATGCGGTTTCAGCGGGTTTACAGAAATGTCTCGGTGGCCCATCAGGTAGCTCGCCAGTGACACTCAGTGATCGTTTTGCTGACGTTGTTAGAAAACGTAAACACGTCGAGCAGGGGATCCGAAACGTCAACCATCAGGATGGTGACGATGAAATCATCTATTCCAACTATTTTGATCTCGGCATGATCATGGATTACTGGGGGCCGGAGCGTCTGAATCATCATACCGAAGCGACCAGCATGCTTTTTGGCGCACGTGAATGTGCCCGTATCATTTTGCAGGAGGGCATCGATAGCTGTATTGCCCGCCACAAATTGCATGGTGATGCACTGCTAGCCGGCATTCAGGGGATGGGATTAAAACCCTTCGGCGACCTGAAACATAAAATGAATAACGTGTTGGGTGTTTATATTCCTGAAAATGTACATGGTGAACAGATCCGTCAGACCTTGCTGAATGATTTTGGTATCGAAATCGGCACCTCGTTTGGGCCGTTGCACGGCAAAATCTGGCGCATTGGCACCATGGGTTACAATGCGCGTAAAGATACCGTTTTGCTGACGCTTTCTGCGCTGGAAGCAGTATTAAATCGGTTTGGTTTTAAAACGACTCAGGGTGCTGCACTGCAGGCAGCATGGGATGTCTATGCCGCTGCCGAGGTCTGA
- a CDS encoding allantoate amidohydrolase, producing MSMPLPRSDMEAGIRIFERCNELAHLSEDTDALTRVYLSQQHQQANQRVGTWMRDAGMQVWQDAVGNICGRYEGMKPNAPALLLGSHLDTVRNAGKYDGMLGVITAIELVSRFHQQNKRFPFAIEVVGFGDEEGVRFGVTLLGSRGLTGSWESHWLDKRDNQGISLAQALRDFGLAADQIDQAKRKSSDLIGYLELHIEQGPLLESNDLALGVVTAINGAKRLNFSFKGVAGHAGTVPMSLRQDALVGASELILAVESIAQAFEVVATVGKIECLPGAVNVIPSDISFSLDIRAPDNQQRDAALWEITKAAKEITERRNLTLSYDCFYNSDATPCSVVLQQKLTKAVMAVQGRSLSLASGAGHDAIAMASLCDVGMLFVRCEGGISHNPLEAIQIEDINLALNVLEHTLYSLSEA from the coding sequence ATGTCTATGCCGCTGCCGAGGTCTGATATGGAAGCAGGCATCCGCATTTTTGAGCGCTGCAATGAGCTGGCACACCTCAGTGAAGATACTGACGCGTTAACGCGCGTCTATCTTTCACAACAACATCAACAAGCTAACCAACGGGTTGGCACATGGATGCGTGATGCCGGAATGCAGGTCTGGCAGGATGCCGTTGGAAATATCTGTGGCCGTTATGAGGGGATGAAACCGAATGCCCCGGCGTTATTGCTCGGCTCACATCTCGACACGGTACGGAATGCCGGTAAATACGATGGCATGTTGGGTGTCATTACAGCTATTGAATTGGTGTCTCGTTTCCATCAGCAGAATAAGCGTTTTCCTTTCGCCATCGAAGTGGTGGGCTTCGGTGATGAAGAAGGGGTCCGCTTTGGTGTGACCTTATTGGGCAGCCGCGGTCTGACAGGAAGCTGGGAAAGCCACTGGCTGGATAAACGAGATAATCAGGGTATTTCACTTGCACAGGCTTTACGTGATTTTGGCTTGGCAGCTGATCAAATTGATCAGGCAAAACGAAAATCATCTGATCTCATTGGTTATCTGGAATTACACATTGAACAAGGCCCGTTACTTGAATCTAACGATTTAGCTTTGGGTGTCGTCACCGCGATCAATGGCGCGAAAAGACTGAATTTCTCTTTTAAAGGGGTCGCCGGACACGCCGGAACGGTGCCCATGTCATTGCGTCAGGATGCGCTGGTAGGAGCCAGTGAGCTGATTTTGGCCGTAGAGTCTATCGCGCAAGCGTTTGAGGTAGTTGCTACTGTTGGAAAGATCGAGTGTCTCCCCGGTGCCGTGAACGTGATTCCGTCCGATATATCATTCAGTCTGGATATCCGGGCGCCGGATAATCAACAGCGTGATGCCGCGCTTTGGGAGATAACTAAAGCGGCCAAAGAAATTACTGAACGGAGAAACTTAACGCTCAGTTATGACTGCTTTTACAATTCAGATGCCACGCCATGCTCAGTGGTTCTGCAACAGAAACTAACGAAAGCCGTGATGGCCGTGCAAGGACGAAGCCTAAGTCTTGCCAGTGGTGCAGGGCATGATGCTATTGCGATGGCCTCACTGTGTGATGTCGGCATGCTCTTTGTGCGTTGTGAGGGCGGTATCAGTCATAATCCACTGGAAGCGATTCAAATAGAGGATATCAATCTGGCCCTCAACGTATTAGAGCACACTCTTTATTCACTATCTGAAGCCTAA
- a CDS encoding glycoside hydrolase family 32 protein: MNHHLTPISTARRRVAAFAFVVLFTSSMAIAAISTTASLVSRPVDWELYRPAIHITPAKHWMNDPQRPILIDGVWHYYYLYNADYPTGNGTEWYHSTSVDLVHWQDHGVAIDKYKNGLGDIETGSAVIDSKNTAGFGAGSVIAVLTQQHEGVQRQSLFVSTDGGYRFKPYDRNPVMDNPGVHDWRDPKIIWDDTRNEWLMVLAEGNKIGFYTSPDLKQWTYRSGFERNDLGLLECPDLFRMAIDGDPKNTRWVLATGANGANTGMTTGTVYWTGNWDGQRFTADEDKPRWLDAGADFYAMVTWEDPRLSETKRLASRYAIGWLNNWAYATKLPTNGWHGGANSIVRRIELRSVDGQPVLVSQPVDSLNTLEGNTEIRSQIRVTDIVKTILPQPKSDAYRLRIELNAASEANEVRFRLKGKDGHFGIVGYNFRDGTVFVMRDKDAIADSMPEVYREVRKAPAPARNGVVTLDIIVDTTSIEVFVNNGEVVLSNLVFGASGANELSVESFGGATELRSFQLSPIKVAPIKRFSGDAH, from the coding sequence ATGAATCACCATCTCACTCCTATCTCGACAGCTCGTCGGCGTGTAGCTGCTTTTGCATTTGTTGTACTGTTTACTTCGAGCATGGCGATCGCCGCAATATCAACAACAGCATCGTTGGTCTCGCGTCCGGTTGACTGGGAACTTTATCGGCCTGCGATACATATTACTCCCGCTAAGCACTGGATGAATGATCCCCAGCGTCCGATCCTGATCGATGGTGTCTGGCACTACTACTATCTCTACAACGCTGATTATCCCACGGGGAATGGTACTGAGTGGTACCACTCGACCTCGGTCGACCTTGTACACTGGCAGGATCACGGTGTCGCGATTGATAAATATAAAAACGGACTCGGTGATATTGAGACCGGCAGTGCCGTGATCGATAGCAAAAATACCGCAGGCTTCGGTGCAGGTTCGGTAATTGCCGTTTTGACTCAGCAACATGAAGGCGTGCAACGCCAATCGCTTTTTGTTTCGACCGACGGCGGCTATCGTTTTAAGCCATATGACCGCAACCCTGTCATGGACAACCCAGGCGTCCACGACTGGCGTGACCCGAAAATCATCTGGGATGACACCCGCAATGAATGGCTCATGGTTCTCGCAGAGGGCAACAAAATTGGCTTTTACACATCCCCTGATCTAAAGCAGTGGACATACCGCTCAGGCTTTGAGCGAAACGATCTCGGTCTACTTGAGTGTCCCGATCTGTTCCGCATGGCGATTGATGGCGACCCCAAAAACACCCGATGGGTGCTCGCGACAGGGGCGAATGGCGCCAATACCGGCATGACAACAGGAACGGTGTACTGGACTGGCAATTGGGATGGACAGCGCTTTACGGCGGATGAAGATAAACCACGATGGCTTGATGCCGGAGCGGATTTCTACGCAATGGTGACGTGGGAAGATCCACGCTTGAGTGAAACCAAACGTCTCGCCTCACGATATGCTATCGGCTGGCTCAACAATTGGGCTTATGCCACCAAGCTGCCGACTAACGGCTGGCATGGCGGCGCCAACTCTATCGTGCGACGCATCGAGCTACGATCAGTCGATGGTCAGCCCGTGCTCGTTTCGCAGCCGGTCGACTCTCTCAATACACTTGAAGGCAATACTGAGATACGTTCTCAAATACGAGTCACGGATATCGTAAAGACGATACTCCCACAGCCAAAATCCGATGCTTACCGACTCCGCATTGAACTCAATGCCGCCTCAGAGGCCAATGAAGTGCGGTTCCGACTTAAGGGAAAGGATGGGCACTTTGGAATAGTCGGGTACAACTTCAGAGACGGCACTGTGTTCGTCATGCGCGATAAAGATGCGATAGCAGACTCAATGCCTGAGGTTTACCGCGAGGTTCGTAAAGCTCCGGCACCTGCGCGTAATGGCGTTGTCACGCTTGACATCATTGTTGATACGACTTCGATTGAGGTCTTCGTGAATAACGGCGAAGTTGTACTCTCTAATCTTGTATTCGGAGCATCCGGTGCTAATGAACTCTCGGTTGAGTCTTTCGGTGGCGCTACAGAACTGCGATCCTTCCAGCTCTCGCCCATCAAGGTTGCACCGATTAAACGTTTTAGCGGTGATGCACACTAA